TGCCCTGGCCGACCCAGGAGACGGTGTTCCCGAACCAGAGGCGGCGGTAGTCCGCGGAGGTGCGCAGCGGGGTCAGGTCGGCGAAGACCTTGCGGCGGTCCTGCTCCTGCTTCTCGGTGTCCTGGGTGGCGGTCACGCGATGTCGTACCGCAGCTCGGGGCGCTCCCAGTGGATGCGTCCGGTGGGGCGCACGGTGCCGGTGCGGACGGCGCCGGTCCGCAGGTAGAACTCCTCGGCGGGCGGGTGGGCGACGACCCGCACGGAGCCGAGCCCGGCGGTCCTGGCCTGCTCGGTCATGTGGTCCATGAGGAGCCGGCCTATGCCGCGCCCCTGGGCGGCGTCGGCGACGAACGCGAGGTCGAGCTCGGCCTCGTCGACGAGGAGCGCGTAGAACCCGAGGACGCGGCCGCCGTCGGCGTCGTCGACGGCGACGTAGACGGGGTGGTGCTCGATGTACGGCCCGCCGACCTGGTAGCCCTCGACCATGGCGGCGTAGTCGCCCCGGTAGGCCCGGGAGGTCCGCACGAGCCGGGTGAGCCGTGGGGAGTCGTCGGCGGTGGCGCGCCGGATGGTGATGTCGGACATGGATCGAGTATAGGAGCGAGGGCGGCTGATGCTCCTTACAATTTCATGAACGCGAAACGGAAGCCCCTTCCGCTCACCGCTCGGCGAGCCTCATCGGCTGCGGCCCCGGGGAGAGGACGATGCGCGGGACCGGGCGGGGCGGGCGCGGGGCGACGGGGGTCAGGCGCCAGTGCGAGGCGATCGCGGCGAGCGCGAGTCCGGCCTCGGCCGTGCCGAACACGTCGCCGACGCACTTGGTGGCGCCGAGTCCGAACGGCAGCCAGGCGTCCCGTGGCACGCCCGCGTCGGCCCACCGGCCGGGGTCGAAGAGCGCGGGTTCCGGGAAGAGGTCGGGCCGCCGGTGGAGGAGGTAGAGGCAGCAGATGACGGTGGCCCCGGGCGGCAGCGTCAGCCCGGCCAGCTCGGTCTCGCGGACGGCGGTGCGGGTGACCGCCCAGGCCGGCGGATAGAGGCGGAGCACCTCGCGCACCACGTCGCGGGTGTACGGCAGGCGGGGCAGGTCGGCTCCCGTGACCGGCCCTCCGGCCAGGACCCCGTCGAGCTCCGCGTGCAGCCGGGCGGCGGCCTCGGGGTGGTCGGCCAGGAGGCGCAGGGCCCAGGCGACGACGGACGAGGTGGTCTCGGCGCCCGCCAGGACCAGGGTGGCGACCTGGTCGCCGAGCTCGGCGTCCGACAGCGCCCGGCCGTGCTCGTCGCGCACGGCGAGGAGCAGCGAGAGCGCGTCGCCGTGGTCGACGCCGGCCGCCCGGTACGCGGCGACGATGGCGGCGACGCCGGTACGCCAGCGGGCGAGGGCCCGGCGGTAGCGGCGGCGGGCCGGCGAGGGCACCCGGTCGACGGCGGGCGCCACGACCCGTGTGTAGACCCCGCGCAGCAGGATTTCGAGGGCTTCGCGCAGTTCCTCGGCGGCGTGCGGGGTGATGCCGGCGGAGAACAGGGTGCGGACGGCGACGGCGGTCGTGAGCCGGAACGCCTCCTCGGTGACGTCGACGACCGCTCCCGGCCGCCAGCGGGCGGTCAGGGCCTGGGTCTCGGCCGCCATCACGGCGGTGTAGCGGGGCAGGAGGGAGGGGTGGAAGGCGGGCTGGAGGGCCCGCCGCTGGTCGCGGTGCTCGGCGTTCGGGCAGGTGGCGAGGCCGTTCCCGAGGAGGGCGCGGACCTTCTCGTACAGGACGCCGCTGCGGTCGAAGGAGCGCCGGTCGGTGAGGACGCGGCGGACGAGCGCGGGGTGCGTCACGACGTGCGCGGTCCGGGTCCCCATCCGCACGCGGACGACGTCACCGTGACCGGGCAGGGAGTCGAGGAAGGCGAGGGGCCGGCCGGCCAGGTGGGGCAGATGCCCGAGCAGGGGCCAGGCCCCGGGCGCGTCGCCGTGGCGGGGCGGGGGCAGGGTCCGGAGCGCGGCCTCGGACGGGGGTGCGGGTGTCGGGTCGTCCGGACGGTTCACGGTGCGATCACCCTTCCCCGCGCCCTGGCGAACGCCCCTTCTCCGGCCCGGCGTTCGTGTTCCGCGAGGGCCGACTCCCAGGCCTCGGGGAGGCGTTCGGCGCCGGGGAGGGCCCGGTCGGTGAGGAAGGTGACGTGGAGGCGGCGGCGGTGCGTGACCCAGGCGACGAAGAGCGGCTGGCCCGGGACCATGACCGGCAGGGCGTACACCCCGGTCGCGGGGGTTCCGGCGAAGCCGAGGGGCCGGCGGACCCGGAGGTCGGCCACGCTGAGCGGGGTGTAGCGGGCGTCGATGCTGCG
This is a stretch of genomic DNA from Streptomyces sp. R44. It encodes these proteins:
- a CDS encoding GNAT family N-acetyltransferase, with the translated sequence MSDITIRRATADDSPRLTRLVRTSRAYRGDYAAMVEGYQVGGPYIEHHPVYVAVDDADGGRVLGFYALLVDEAELDLAFVADAAQGRGIGRLLMDHMTEQARTAGLGSVRVVAHPPAEEFYLRTGAVRTGTVRPTGRIHWERPELRYDIA
- a CDS encoding cytochrome P450, with protein sequence MNRPDDPTPAPPSEAALRTLPPPRHGDAPGAWPLLGHLPHLAGRPLAFLDSLPGHGDVVRVRMGTRTAHVVTHPALVRRVLTDRRSFDRSGVLYEKVRALLGNGLATCPNAEHRDQRRALQPAFHPSLLPRYTAVMAAETQALTARWRPGAVVDVTEEAFRLTTAVAVRTLFSAGITPHAAEELREALEILLRGVYTRVVAPAVDRVPSPARRRYRRALARWRTGVAAIVAAYRAAGVDHGDALSLLLAVRDEHGRALSDAELGDQVATLVLAGAETTSSVVAWALRLLADHPEAAARLHAELDGVLAGGPVTGADLPRLPYTRDVVREVLRLYPPAWAVTRTAVRETELAGLTLPPGATVICCLYLLHRRPDLFPEPALFDPGRWADAGVPRDAWLPFGLGATKCVGDVFGTAEAGLALAAIASHWRLTPVAPRPPRPVPRIVLSPGPQPMRLAER